The Musa acuminata AAA Group cultivar baxijiao chromosome BXJ1-8, Cavendish_Baxijiao_AAA, whole genome shotgun sequence genomic sequence AATTAAAGATTGATGTCATGATGCTTTGTTCCAATTTTAGTTAGGGCTTGTAAGTTGATAAGTAATAATGCAACATCAATCAAACTTCTCCACTCATTCCATACTCTTCTTCTTTGTGTCATTTTGTTCCTTGAGTTGGTTGACATTTAAGaataaatcaaatcaaaatttagtTTAAGTATCAttatatcataatcaaaatgatcaattATACTGATCTTAATGGTAGATCCAAGAAAGATACAAGAGTTGAGCTAACCTAATCCATAGAGATATCACTCATCGACGATAAAAAGTCATCTGTGAGAGCTCCAATTTCCAAAGTGGTGAAGAAATGATTGGCCTCCTGAATATAATTAATTGCAGCACTTGCTCCCACACCGAAGTTCTCGATATTAAAGATTGAtgtcatgatgatgatgatgatgaagaagaagaattaTGTGGTACCCAAGTTGGCATTCCTGTTTTACTATAGTATTAAAGTCATCGTCGATCGGAGATGAGGTGAGACTTTCACTGTTCAGATAAGCATGAGAGACAATAAACAAATGTAGTGCGctttacaaaataataataataataataacgataAAATTGATGAAGAGAAACCGTGTATCATAGTGTTAGTGTTGGGATAAGTACGAACACCACTCAACTCACTCATGCATCATTTTCTAAGATTAGAAAAAACACATCGAGTAGACTCTTAAAATCGATAAAAATATATGTAATTAtatgaatttaaaaataaaaatcatataattgattataaaatataagattatttattaaattagaataaaataatcaataaaattttaGATATTAACTAAACTCGATGTGTGGCATGTCAAATGttaaaatattaatatgtttaaCTAATATTTAAATAGATAATTaaaacaagaaaattaaaaaaagaagaagcaataATTATGTATAGTTTCCATTTAATGATATCAACCAATTTCATGCTTAAACCCCTCATTTTGACTATACTAACTAATTTTAAATAAGATAAGTCAATATTAATAAGAATATCAACAAAATCAAGTTAAAATCTCATTAACATCTCCAAGAGCTTCACATGAATTTAGGTATTCTAAGTTTCATATGACTTAAGTTATGATAATTTTGAAAGAGAAATTAAACTTTATTTCAAAACTATTTATAAGTATATGAAAGGTTTTTAGGCATGAGATCTATGAAATGAGAGACTACTTGTTATAGAAAATCAATTCGACACTATTTCAATCTTGAATGAGATGAAATCAATGACATTTTAAGTTTTAAGCTTTTTCTAAAACcaccaaaatttattttataaccatcaaatgatttttttttgacaattttattgttttatttaaaatgttaaattaaataatattatttaagcaataatatgatatttattttgTTATTTCTATAGTATTTATATTTTTGGGTTTTCAACATAAATTGTATATGCTTAGTTTTAttaatataagtatatatatatatatgtatgtatatatgtatatatatttcaaatgttgAATTAGGTTGAATAGATTCAAGTGAATCAATTGGCTCAATTATATTAGATCGAAAAAgatgaaaataagaaaataataataatataaagaaatcacCCATAACATGACATGAAAACACTGCCATTTTTCGAATAATGCTCGTTTTTATGGGTTCGTCCAAAGACATGCAAATGGGCACAATTCAGTGGTAAGAGTATTATTGTCGGTATCataaattaaaagaaatataaatcacTCAGTTATGCACAGTTGATGAGAAAGAATCACGACCGTCCGATTCTCAGCAGAAGAACTAACTAACTAATCCTGACTGTACACCGACGAAGACAACTGGAATTTGCTTCCATCTTTCGATCATGAGACGGTGGTGGACGACGCGGGTATGCTCATCTCCGAGTATCTGGCCGTTCGTTCCGCCTCCACCGCTGCCGCCCACCTCCGGCATATACGCGCCAGCGCCGCCGCCTTTCGCCTCGCGCGCTCCGTCCCCGCCTCCATCAGCTCCCATATCACCCACTCGATTCCCGGCACTGCCACTAGCTCCGCCACCACCTCCGCGCCCGACTGCCGGCACACCTCAACCAGCGCCGCCGCCGCGCTCTCCCTCGCCCAGTCCGACCCCCGTCGAAGCACACCCACCAGCCTCGCCACCGCCCCCTCCGCTTCCGCCACCGCCTCTGCTCCTCCCTTCTTCGCCACCGCAGCCAACACTGCCACggcctcctccgccgcctccggCTCCCCGGAGACCTCCAGCGCCACTCGCACGACCCCGGCCTCCACCAGCCGCCCAGTGTTCTCGCGGTCCCCGGCGAGTCCCATGATGGCCGCCATCGCGTCCTTCTTCGCGTTGGCGGGGCCCGCCCGTGCCATCTGCAGCAGCAACTCCACGACGCGCGGGTGCCGCCCGAGCCGCCGCCGGTAGGAGTGCACGGTGGTGAGGCTGAACACGGTGGCGGCGGCGTTCTCCTTCGCCTGCCACGTGGCGCCCTTCGCCAGGATGTGGACGAAGAGGTCGACGGCGCCGTCCGTGTGCATGATGCGCCGCTTGTTGGCCTCCATGATCGACAGGTTGAGCAGCGCCGTTACGGCGTTGAGTTGGAGCCCCGTGTCGTCCGACCGGAGTAGCGGGAGGAGGAGGGGGATCGCGCCGGCTTCCGCCACAAATGCGCGGTTGTCGGACCCGTGCTTAGCCAGCAACCGGAGCTCGTGGACGACGCGGTTCGCGGCCTCCGTCGACGGCGCCGCTGCGAGCTCTCCCACGAGGAAGGACGCCGTCATCCTCGCCGCTTCCAGCGCCGCCTTGTTCGTTCCGGCTGGGGTGGTAATGTCGCGATCGGCAGGCTTCTTGTTGTTGCTTGTGACGGTAGCGGTGACGTTACGATCAGATGCGTCGAAGGGGACGTTGTTGTCGTGGCACCACCGGGCTATAAGGTTCTTCAGGGCGCGGTTGGGGACGAGCTCGAGGTGGGCGAGCGGCTGGCCGGACTTGGGGCAGGTGGCGTGTCCGGAGCCGATCCACCGGACAATGGGCTCTCGGTCGTACGTCTGCCCGGTGGCCACCACCACCGGGTCCCGCATCAGGTCCAGCGAGATTGGGCACCGGAAGTCCGCCGGCACCGTGATGTTCTCCAACGCCGAGGACGATTGTTTACCGCCTGCGGCGGCAGAAGAGTCAGACCTCGGAATCGAGGCGCCGAAGAGGACGCACTTGGCGTAGCGGAGGATCCCAGCGAGCGCCACCATGACGGGCGCCCACCTATGGTCGGCGGCGCAATCACCGATATCGCGCTCGAGGCGGTCGATCTCACGGCCGCAGCTCCTGGAATCATCGAGGCCGAGCCGCTGGAAGATCCCCTGCAGCGCGTCCCGATCAGGTACCGCCCCTCTCTCGATTTCAGCGATGAGCTCGAGGACGTCCCGGCGGAGGGAGAGAGCGGCGGGTTCGACGGCGGTGGAGGAGCGGCGGAactggcggaggaggaggcggacgAGGTCCCTCACGTCCTCAGAGACCGGAAGCTCCGCCAACGGGAGGATGTCAAGCAGGGTGGCGAGGTCGACGACTTGCTCGTGGAGCTCGGCGGCGAGGCGCTCGGCCCGGAAGAGGTGGAAGGCGCGGCTGCGGCCGGAGCTGTCGTGAAAGAGTGCCTTGACACGGTGGAAGACAAGAAACATCTCGCGAAAGCAGAGCGAAGCCGAGCGCGGCATCGCAAAGTCGCAGCCTCGCGTGTGCTGAAGGAGCTCCTCGAAGAGAAGAGAAAGCTGTTTGAAGTTGCGGGGGACGGAGGAGAAGTTGTGACCGACGCGGAGCGAGGCGTGCCACGATGGGGGCGGTGACGGGGAGACGTCACGGGAGAGCTGGAGAAGGTGGCGGAGGAGGTCGGGATCTGGGTCGGGCGGGGAAGGAGGCGACGACGAGGGACGAGGAAGGGGCCGACGAGAGGGGGAGACGGCCATGGGGACGGGATTGGGTGCCATCGATGGTGAGGGGAGGGTTTCTTATATGTTGGTTGGCTTcttcctctgctgctgctgcttcgtaACCGTGTGTGCTGGTGTCGTCGCGTCCATGGCTGGGTCTGAGCTGGGGAGATGCAGAGGAGACGAATGCGCCGCTTTCTTTTCTGTTTCTTTCTGTTTTATTGCAGCAAAATATGGATGTCCGATTTACGCCACCCAACCGTCTAATCGCCGAGTGccaattattcttttttttcctctaaccaataattaattatatctttCTAAAGACATAAAACTGTAAAATGATATTAATTCACAGTGAAAAGGTGTCTCATTGGTTGGTATCGTGTCTTGATTCGTTGGGTCCGAGTGGGGCTCCCACGCGCAAATCACGGTATGTCGAACCCCATCACAGCTTCTCCAGCGTTCCGAGACAGATGGGGGAAGGTCTTCAACCTTTTTAGTACTTAATTTCCACAGCCCAATAAAATCGATTTGAATACTTTGTTCCATAGACTTGGAACCGAAATCGTGGCCACATGCAGCACGACAGAGCCTTGGTGGTGGGGATGAATGAACGGAGGACGGAGGACGGAGGACGGAGGAGGTCTCTTAAGAACAGGGGAGGAATTCAACTCCGCCAGCACAAAAATAACTTGCGAGAGTTGGGAAGATGTGTATGCTATCAACTTGCGGAGCAGTTTCCATGTGTGGCCATGTTCTCTGTACCTGTGTTAGCTAGCCGTCCATGGTTTATTCTCTGGCTCTGGATTCATCCTACGTAGATAGAATCTGGAGCCTTGAGATGAGCAGATCTATCATGCATGCAGCTAAAATGGAACAGGAAGATATGGCATTTAAATTAATGAGGGAACAGGGGCCGGTCGAGAAAGGGGATGTGGTCGAGTGGTTCGCACGTCTCCATCCTCTCGAGCTGCTGCAATCTAATCCCTTGGCTGCACGTCTCTGACGCAATCCAATTCAGACACATATGAACGGTTGTTTTGCTTAGTCTCGATGACCaaattgatgaggataataataatgatggacATAAACTAACGTCATCGGCTATCGGGTGACTTCTCCTAGGTCACATAGATCGAGTAGTTGTGGGGCTCGTCTTGCCTTGGTCTAACCTGACAACGTCTAATTGAAGCAAATCAAAACGTCGACTGAGGCATGTCATCATCCTGCAGAAGCTCGATCCTTCACGCAATGCCAATGTCAGTGTTAGACATTATCCCAGGTATGACCCTGCTCTTTACAAGCGGGTACATCAGGAAATGGTGACATTTCCTATAAAAACCCTCACGTTTGGAATGAAGAggaggagggaaaaaaaaaaaacccctgAGACTAtcgactaacttgatcgtcggaggggttgggctgagctcttccgacccgacctatgtATAGGGACGAAGACGAAGTGCCTCCCACCGAAGGCCCAGGTGAGGGGTCCCCTCCTGGAGAAAACAGTGATCCCATCACGATCGGACCACCACGATCAACTATCTCAGCAGTCTCAAGGGTTGTTTAGGAAAATCTccaatcattcggacccgaacccgcCGTATTAGCCCCAAGGCCACAACGTAAAGATATTGACACTAACACAAACATTGAAGGTGAAACAAAAGCATCATTTCCTCGATCTATTTACACAAATCGGTCTGTAATTTCGTATGTTATATTTCCATGGGAGCTCACACTTgacaggaaaagaaaagaagaaaacatagACTGTACAAAGATGAAGCTCGTACAGTCTTCTGAATCAAATGAAACAAGGTGAAGCTCACGCGCAGCACAGGGTCTCTCATGTGGGCTTCAAGTTGTCGAACATGGAGTCCCACCTCATGGCTCCGACTGCAGGCCCCCGGTAACCGTCATCAGCAGCGGCGTTGCTGTTGCCATGACAGCCGCGAACCATCGGGCTAGCGCTGTGGGATCGAGACGGCAGATCGGCGGCGACGCTCATGCCGCGGTCGGCGATCATCAGCCTGCCCTGCTTCAGTAGCGCCAGCTTCGCCTTCCTCCTCATCGCGGCCCCGCTCCAGCGGTCGCCGTACGTGGCGTTGGCCACGACCAAGATCGCGGGACCGTTAGTGCAGCCCATCGCGCGGACATACCTCGTGAGGCAGTTCTTGGACTTGCTGATTACGGCAGCGAGCTTGGCGACAGGGACCGGCGTCGCCCTGCCGTCGTTCTTGGCTAGTTTCAGGATCTCCAACCTGTGCTTCGCCACGGATATGCCCATGCTCTGGAGGAAGTCATGGTCGAAGTAGGCTATATCCTCCTCCTCCAGCTCGTTGTCCATGAACAGGAGGCCATACTCGTAAGCCAGCGATGGCTCAAGGCTGGACTTGGCGAGCCAGGAGTGCCAGTCCATGATTCCGTGCTTCTCTGCGGATTCAACTGCTGCTAATGGCTTTATAGGGAAGCAGAGGAGGGGTGGAAGTGTGGAGCTCTTCTGCAGTCAAGCTGGTGGGCTCATCCGATTTGGTTTCTTTGAATTCACATGCAGTGGAAGCATGCATTACCCCTCCATGAAGACACAAGACTCAGAATCTCTTCATGTGCCTCGTTTGTCCTCGAACACATCAGTGAGCTCTCCATCATGAAGGTTAGACGAAGAAAACTACATGAGAATAATGACCCCACATGAATTGAAGCTGCATGATGATGTTGGTCATACTATCCCTACTAGCTTAAGCTTTAATCCTGTGATGCTTCAGTTTCCCCAACACGGCAGTGTATCAATCATAGCAGGAGGTTTAAAGTGCAAGACAACATTGACTGCAACTTTGTTTCATTGTTTATGCTGCTCATAAGAGCTCGGCAAAACTGCCCCAAGGAAAAGAGAATGATGGGACCGAAGCTGCAATCACGGCATGAGAGAAGGAGAGTGTTGCGATGAAAGGGACACCAGTGTTGCCTTGCAACGAGGAAAGGAAGCAGACAGCAACTCCATGGCAGATGCTTCTCATGCCTGCCCATGTTCTCTTCTTCCTTGCACCCGTGACAAGATTGGCTTGGCATAGAATGTAGACAAACAGAGTTGCAGTTGATGCATCACTCAGGATACCAAAGTGTTCCGAGGTCCCATTCTCAATTATTGCAGAATTTGGCGTCGAATATATAGATATCAGTATATTTATCACAGAAGAACCTAAAATATCAGTATAATCTCTGTTCAAAATAATTTGATCAAAAGAAAATGATTAACCTGAAAGAAAAATTTAGGTCAGATAAAAAAGAATTTGATCAAGATAAGAGTTGGACTATTTTTCCTAGTATTGGTTCTTGCCAGTTAGTGGCAATCATCTCTTAAGATACAACAATCACTTCTTGCAATAGTAACACTCTAAATTagggtgaatatatatatatatatatatatatatatatatatatatatatatatatatatatatatatatattccaatgaAAGGATATGACTATTCGAATGAAATTTTTattcatttaaaaataattttaatctatgatttttaataaattttctcATTATAACTCCGAGATCATATTTATTTGTAGAGCTACCAACCATTATTTTTAGGAAATTtcgatttatatttttaataaaaatacatACCAACCCTAACACCTAACACACTAAGCACAGAGTATATTTGAATGAGTATAATCTCATCAAATAGTTAATATAACTTGTAATACAACATTAGCCTAATTTCATATGAAATTTTTGTAATGAATTAACTAATACATAAAGAAGGTTCAAAGCTTATACTTATATGaactaagaaaataaaattcaaatatACTAAGAAAATTGCATATATTGTGAGACGCAATCGTAGGAATATATAGATATTTGACATGCCACAAAATTCAGCAAAAAAAATTACTAGAAATATAAAACCGATAAATTCTTAATAACATTAGTAAAAGGTAAAAATATTGCTGTGAATAAAAATTACTTTACATTGTGCTGTTTTAGTGTCACTAATAAGTTCGACGTAGTTCGGGTTGAACCCACGCTTTCTACCAAACCTAATTTAATAGTATGATCGAGGTCCCCACATTAGGTCTTTGGGGGCCCACGTCACCTCCATTCGTGGAACAGGTAGGCGAGCGGGTATTTAAAAGAAATGCTAGTTATACATGATCTAACAAAAAATCCTGTACTTCCGCTGGGTTATCGGCACGCAGGTATCCGTTTTCAATAATGACCGTTGATCTACAGAATCTCTTCGCATCCAACACAGCTCTAACTACAAGTTTCAAGAGGGTATTACACCGGATCCGTCACGCGGTAACCTCGACCAATGGGTTTCTGATCGTATTCCGCTTCGACTTCTCCCTCCCCTCCACTCACACCTATTTAAGTCGATCGATCGATCCTCTCTCAATCGTTCCCTTTGCCCTACGTATCCTTTCTGggttctctcatagacttatctttCGGCTCAGGCTGGTGGTTCATCTTCGTTCGTGGAGCGATTCGATGGAGAGGGTTAGGAGAGATGCTCACGCTGGGTCTTGGTACACCGGCAATGGTGAGTTCTCAATCCGTTGTACCCGCGAGAAGAGTATCTATGATTCAACTTTTAGACAGTCGTGTATTATTTTGATGTGTGTTTGCGTCGTTTCTGATAGTATTTGGATCGCCAAATGGAAATTTTAGATTTTAATGTGGGAGAGATTGTTTTGCTGTATAGGTGGACATGGAATCTGAAGTGTAATTCAATTGGCTGTGTTTTGAATACTTTTGTTGACATTAGTTGGTTCTTTAAATTCTTTGGTTGGAATATTATGTTGGAGAGAACGAGTGGTGCATAGATTTGATCGGGATTCTAATGATAAGAGTGTCTGATTAATGTCTTTTAGCAGCGAATTGGGATTATGGGGTGGATTTGATATTTCGATGCCTCTAACTGTACTGGAGGTTATATAAATTGAAAATATGTAGAATGATAAAATACCTGAAATTTATTGGCAATTTATCCGCCAATGTGAAGTCTTTCAGTAGCCAAACTATGTATGGTTCGCTTGTCATGGACTTTTGATTCACCAGCCTTTGTCTCAAAGGATCCAACTTTCTGAATGATTCTTGGAATGATAATTGATTGGATGAAACTTTATTAATGGGCAAAATGTCGCACTAAATTGGAGGATAACCTTATGATAAAAAATGGAGAAAGGATGAATTGTGGTTTGAGGAAATTAGATGCTGGTCAAGGATTATTTACCATGAGGAGGATGATTGATACCTGTgagaattggaaaaaaaaaaagaagagaaaatgttATTAAGAAAATTAGTCAGTTTGTACTAAGAAATGTGTGGGGCACTGTTTCAACTTCCAATAATTAGAAAGGTAGCAGAGTAGCTAAGATAATGTTGAGGATCAAAAGCAACTTGAAGTGTAATTTAAGCTTCacaatttcttttttaattttgcCTTAGATCGGTATATCTTGATGTTCCTTGGCACAACTTGCCTTCAACTAGAATTGCACTTAGTTGAAGCGAAAATAACCTAAGAATTGAAAAGAAAGGCCTGAAAAGGTGCTGTTATGAATATTTTCCGTGATGTATTAACTCATATGACAGTTGCCAACTTAAGACTATCTACTGTAATTTTTCAATTGGTTCAATTGATTTTTAGTAAAAAAGAACATGTTTAAGATGTATTAATGTGGTTGAATGGTcaacatgcttgatgttttactcCGATAAAGTGTTGATGCATTATTTCTCATGTAGCTTTGTTCTTTAAAAAAATGACAAATTATCAAACTACAATAGAGAACATAAAAAACTTCTACTAATGGGAAGATCTGAAAATGTCTgattaacaaataaataaatgaataaaacaaTGCACTGCAGCAACAAATTCGATAATAAGCATGCCTGTTGAAATATATGCTTCCAAATGTAATCCTTCCATCAAGCACTTCAATAAGATCTTTCTGAACATTGAACATATACCTTGTAATACAAACTAGATTCTTAGAGATTCAATCGGATGTTATGCCAACAAAGTCTGTTAAGTTTTGTTTAGAAAGATATTCTGTTCCTGTgatattagttttaaaaaattGCAAATTTCAGCATTTGCATCAGAAATTGTGTTCATTCGATACCGTATCTTTTTAAGAAAACTGACAAATGTGTGATGATAAGTTTGGTTTTGAGACAAAAGAAGTCCTCCTGTTGCAatgcaaaattttcttttcttgtacaAAGCCAATTAGGTACATCCAAGAAGATAAGCTATTTAAAGTCTTCTGCAGGGCTAAACAATAAATCAGAATTGTATTTCATAACTAAGGCTTAAATGACAATGGACTCAGTTACAGCCAAGACTATTTTCTATTGTTTGCAGGTTTGCTCTTTCATTTGGTGAACAAGTAAGCATAACCTGACAAAGGTTTTTTTTTCTGGTTATGATTCAATTGCTTAATTCAAAAGAACCTTGAGAAATTTCTTAGTAGAAAGGATAATTTACTCCTATGATGAGtagtttatgatttttttaaattttctatattGTGCCTCCCTGAATTCTTATGCAAAAATTTTAAGCTAAGCTTTTTTAAAATTCTTTGCCTTTGATAAAGCATCTTTAGATggaggaaagaaaaaacaaagtaaataaaaaatttacagTTAAATTGGAGCTTATCACAACAAAGAAATTATTCACAAGAAGAATTTTCTCTTCTGATGAGATCCTGATTTTCCAGCCAGCAAATTGGATGAGGAACTTGATGGGTGGCTTAAAGCAACTGGGCTGACCAAGTCTTCTAATGTTAGAGGCATCATTGCCCCGTAAGTCAGTATATGTTTTGTAGATCTTGATAATGTAATCACATtttggtttgattcttttatcgaCTTTATGTGTTACAAATGCAGGCATGCTGGATACTCATATTCGGGTCGTTGTGCAGCATTTGCATTTGCTAACATTGACCCTGCAAGCATGTGAGTTGAATGGTGCTTTCCCTTTCCATGATCCATGTTGCTTGGACattcaaatatttttattgttcATAAAGCTGAAGATAGATACATCTCTACCTTGGCATTTAATCTATGTGTGGTATTATTGATTAAGTCCTAAGATCAAAATTGGCTGAATACATTTAACATCATTTAAGACTTTGCAAGAATAAAGTTATCTAAGAAGAAATATTGTGGCCCTATGTTTTGATCTTTTAGTTACTTGTTTCTACATACATTGAGGAACTGCATCTTCTACAAGTATTATAGTCCTAATGAATTATAGTGACATATTTCTCTGTTAAAGATTCTGATGCCATTTTCATTTTGTAAGACCTAGTAGTTAAATGCCATTGAGAGAAATACTCGATGGTCCAGAAAACACCTTGTCTAAGCTTTCCAAGATCTTTAGTGCTTGGTCAAGGTTAGACTTAGCCAATGGGTATAACTCAGTCTTGCCTAGGGACCTAAATGACATACTTCTTTTTGGTAAAACTGATAACATATCATAGTTGTGTCCAAACTGCACAATATCCAGTACTTCTATTGACATTCTATATAATATCCCAAACTGTCTAAGGATTTGAAAACATGTTCTTTACAAAGATTTCCTTGGTCTTATTATGTGCGGGGTACATGTTTGGTGGAAACTTGTATACAAATTTTGAGGGTAGCCTGAAGTTGCCTTGAATTTTAAACAATAGCACTGTTCCTAGACCATGACACTAGATGGTCGATAAATGAAAGAACACTTCATCTAAGCCTTAAGAAGTAAAGGTTTTTCCAATAAAGGGTTTTTACTACGCATTTCACCAGTCTGGATACACAGACAATCTATGCATAGCGACTTCAGCAATACTCTCAAATTCCAAGAGATGATGGGCCTATGCATGGTTTACAAGCCAAAAAGAGTATTGCATCATTTTAACCTTTTCCTGTAAGACCTGTGTTCTTGGAGTAGGCATTTTTTCTTGACAACCCAGatctcagaaccatgtcctatttGGTCTTACCATGCATGTGAATTGTCTTCTAGATGTTTATTTAAATTACACAAAACATACCTTAATAAGTAAAATTTTCACATGGCTATCCTTTTTGTCCTATGTCTCTGAGATATACTGtgttgatgagcatgttatcatgttGTGTCTGCATGTTGTTTTTGTGCCCATTCTTCAATGTCAGAACTTGGAAGTGCCACTTCTATTAGTGACGATGAAGGATAGTTAAAGGAATTGCATATGGTATATCGTGTACCTTTAAAAATGTTTGTCTGCTGTCCTACAGCAGAGAACAGAGCCAAAGTGGGCAGAAGAAAGGATTTATGTGGATGATGATAATATCGTGGCTTATTCCTTTACCACTATTGCCACAGCCTTAGCTTTCAACACTACTAAAATTTCTGTTCTTCTCAGTTGTTGTTTAGATGTAATTTGATTTTTATCTTCTTTCTGCGGAATAGAAGCTTATCTGTAATGATAATGAGCAAAACT encodes the following:
- the LOC103996302 gene encoding uncharacterized protein LOC103996302 is translated as MDWHSWLAKSSLEPSLAYEYGLLFMDNELEEEDIAYFDHDFLQSMGISVAKHRLEILKLAKNDGRATPVPVAKLAAVISKSKNCLTRYVRAMGCTNGPAILVVANATYGDRWSGAAMRRKAKLALLKQGRLMIADRGMSVAADLPSRSHSASPMVRGCHGNSNAAADDGYRGPAVGAMRWDSMFDNLKPT
- the LOC135680413 gene encoding U-box domain-containing protein 16-like, which gives rise to MAPNPVPMAVSPSRRPLPRPSSSPPSPPDPDPDLLRHLLQLSRDVSPSPPPSWHASLRVGHNFSSVPRNFKQLSLLFEELLQHTRGCDFAMPRSASLCFREMFLVFHRVKALFHDSSGRSRAFHLFRAERLAAELHEQVVDLATLLDILPLAELPVSEDVRDLVRLLLRQFRRSSTAVEPAALSLRRDVLELIAEIERGAVPDRDALQGIFQRLGLDDSRSCGREIDRLERDIGDCAADHRWAPVMVALAGILRYAKCVLFGASIPRSDSSAAAGGKQSSSALENITVPADFRCPISLDLMRDPVVVATGQTYDREPIVRWIGSGHATCPKSGQPLAHLELVPNRALKNLIARWCHDNNVPFDASDRNVTATVTSNNKKPADRDITTPAGTNKAALEAARMTASFLVGELAAAPSTEAANRVVHELRLLAKHGSDNRAFVAEAGAIPLLLPLLRSDDTGLQLNAVTALLNLSIMEANKRRIMHTDGAVDLFVHILAKGATWQAKENAAATVFSLTTVHSYRRRLGRHPRVVELLLQMARAGPANAKKDAMAAIMGLAGDRENTGRLVEAGVVRVALEVSGEPEAAEEAVAVLAAVAKKGGAEAVAEAEGAVARLVGVLRRGSDWARESAAAALVEVCRQSGAEVVAELVAVPGIEWVIWELMEAGTERARRKAAALARICRRWAAAVEAERTARYSEMSIPASSTTVS